One Methanobacterium formicicum genomic region harbors:
- a CDS encoding helix-turn-helix transcriptional regulator: MENKLKVYRAMNEITQEDLAQALGVTRQTIIAIEKNKYDPSLNLAFKIARYFKVQIEDLFIYKDE, from the coding sequence ATGGAAAACAAATTGAAGGTTTATCGGGCCATGAATGAAATAACCCAGGAGGACCTGGCTCAGGCACTGGGAGTCACCCGTCAGACCATCATTGCCATTGAAAAAAATAAGTACGATCCTTCACTTAATCTGGCCTTTAAAATAGCAAGATACTTCAAAGTCCAGATTGAGGATCTTTTCATCTACAAGGATGAATAA
- a CDS encoding alpha/beta hydrolase, with protein sequence MNQNVDDLLKIIANQFKPTKAGLDSNTEHFNEFFLSFSSHGPLKITSEPDAPVPSYWMVTPQSSSRKVILFLHGGVLNRGSTRGHQDLCQRISKHTGFSIFSVDYRLPPDHPFPAAVKDSVESYLWLRDEGFKARELVIAGISTGGTLTLSTLLALKEMGEELPLGGVCMSPVVDFKFPVVYSHLKDVKDWINYSALEDMRDMYLQGQSTSHGLVSPIYGDLEGLPPLLIQAGSRELLLCDINRFREVAVKKEVKVDLEVWQGMFHTWQLFYSHLRESEGSLRSVGEFIKGLTK encoded by the coding sequence ATGAACCAAAACGTTGATGACCTGCTTAAAATCATTGCAAACCAGTTCAAACCCACAAAAGCTGGACTGGATAGTAATACAGAGCATTTTAATGAATTTTTTTTATCTTTCAGTTCCCATGGTCCCCTGAAAATCACCTCAGAACCAGATGCTCCCGTCCCTTCCTACTGGATGGTAACCCCCCAAAGCAGCTCTCGAAAGGTTATCCTGTTCCTTCACGGGGGAGTACTCAACCGGGGATCTACCCGTGGACACCAGGACCTCTGCCAGAGAATATCCAAACACACTGGTTTTTCCATTTTCAGTGTTGATTACCGCCTGCCCCCGGATCACCCCTTCCCGGCAGCGGTGAAAGATAGTGTTGAATCCTATCTCTGGCTGCGCGATGAAGGTTTCAAGGCCCGGGAACTGGTTATTGCTGGGATATCAACAGGAGGTACTCTGACCCTATCCACTCTGCTTGCCCTGAAAGAGATGGGGGAAGAATTACCACTGGGAGGGGTTTGTATGTCCCCGGTGGTGGATTTTAAGTTCCCAGTAGTTTACAGTCACCTGAAAGATGTAAAAGACTGGATCAACTACTCTGCACTGGAAGATATGCGGGATATGTACCTGCAGGGACAAAGCACTTCCCATGGACTGGTTTCACCCATATATGGAGATCTGGAGGGACTGCCACCATTGTTAATCCAGGCCGGAAGTCGTGAACTCCTTCTATGCGATATAAATCGTTTCCGAGAAGTGGCCGTTAAGAAAGAAGTAAAAGTAGACCTGGAAGTGTGGCAGGGCATGTTTCATACCTGGCAACTGTTTTACTCTCACTTGAGAGAAAGTGAAGGATCTTTGAGGAGTGTGGGGGAATTTATAAAGGGTTTGACCAAATAG
- a CDS encoding response regulator — translation MTDITIMLVEDEIIVAADVKNRLESMGYEVLGIFDTGEEAIQRAGELRPKLILMDIVLKGEMDGIDAAQKIRELYDIPIIYLTAYSDEKTLQRAKVTEPFGYVLKPFEDREIQSAMEMALYKHEMEKKLKASEEKYRKLVEKFLRVSTEILNELSKPE, via the coding sequence ATGACTGATATAACTATTATGCTAGTGGAAGACGAGATTATCGTTGCTGCTGATGTTAAAAATCGACTGGAAAGTATGGGATATGAGGTTCTGGGGATTTTTGACACGGGAGAGGAAGCCATCCAGAGGGCCGGGGAACTGAGGCCCAAACTGATTCTGATGGACATTGTCCTCAAGGGAGAGATGGATGGAATTGATGCTGCCCAAAAGATACGTGAGCTGTACGATATCCCTATTATCTATTTAACTGCCTATTCTGATGAAAAAACACTGCAAAGGGCCAAGGTAACTGAACCCTTTGGTTATGTGCTAAAACCATTTGAAGACCGTGAGATCCAGAGTGCCATGGAAATGGCCCTGTACAAGCATGAAATGGAAAAAAAATTAAAGGCCAGCGAAGAAAAGTATCGTAAACTGGTAGAAAAGTTCCTACGTGTTTCCACGGAGATTTTAAATGAATTAAGTAAACCAGAATAG
- a CDS encoding DUF116 domain-containing protein: MTISAFYQIFGQVVLIAGILLLILLSVTLILGRILIEKDRLVFPKLLLFTMDVFYGLFKKFSESVGVNAKIVDNIGVEVRNKVNEKHFKKIDPQETILVLPHCLRHLECEAKLETSGLVCKNCKRCVIGVLKDKGEKMGFQVFIIPGSTFLKKIVEQNKFKAVIGVACFQDLNLAMMNLSNFPCQGVPLLRDGCVNTKVDTRAVLEKMGVKLKEAKKLTPDNSCNPEPNRRIL, from the coding sequence ATGACCATTTCCGCATTTTACCAAATTTTTGGCCAGGTAGTTTTAATAGCAGGAATCCTGCTCCTAATTCTATTATCAGTCACCCTTATACTGGGCCGAATACTCATTGAAAAGGACCGTCTTGTTTTCCCCAAACTGCTTCTTTTCACCATGGATGTTTTCTACGGACTCTTCAAGAAATTTTCAGAAAGCGTGGGTGTAAACGCTAAAATTGTAGATAACATAGGTGTAGAAGTTCGAAACAAAGTTAATGAAAAACATTTTAAAAAGATAGACCCCCAGGAAACCATCCTGGTTTTACCGCACTGCCTCCGGCACCTGGAATGCGAGGCAAAACTGGAAACATCCGGCCTGGTGTGCAAAAACTGTAAACGCTGTGTGATCGGTGTTTTGAAGGATAAAGGGGAAAAGATGGGTTTCCAGGTTTTTATAATTCCTGGTTCAACCTTCCTCAAGAAAATAGTGGAACAGAACAAGTTCAAGGCAGTTATAGGGGTGGCCTGCTTCCAGGACCTCAATCTGGCAATGATGAACCTCTCCAATTTCCCCTGCCAGGGAGTACCCCTTCTACGGGATGGATGTGTTAACACCAAAGTGGACACCCGTGCGGTATTGGAAAAAATGGGGGTTAAACTTAAGGAAGCCAAGAAACTGACACCAGATAACTCCTGTAATCCTGAACCCAACCGCAGGATCTTGTAA
- a CDS encoding CPBP family intramembrane glutamic endopeptidase — protein MKLFNSYKDRNDFLKLVLKIVVALALIQLFRVAIFGSLWITVQPGDNITLFQFINGLQFIIVGIILLLYFKPSLDELGLQWDDIRRRTRLFYVIGVLILVTLIVIPYTFGWELQILVMGLMFGLITPLFEELLFRGYIWGKISQSPGMVYPHAMTLITVTLLFMVWHLGYLDVLILHPLASTNIPWIMVSKMGIGLVLGLIVGYLRLKTGKTYASILFHGLWNVFAP, from the coding sequence ATGAAACTTTTCAACTCGTATAAAGATAGGAATGACTTTTTAAAACTAGTCCTGAAGATTGTCGTGGCCTTGGCCTTGATACAATTGTTCCGGGTGGCTATCTTTGGAAGTCTATGGATAACAGTCCAGCCAGGTGATAACATAACCCTGTTCCAATTCATAAATGGTTTGCAATTTATCATTGTGGGAATAATTCTTCTTTTGTACTTCAAACCCTCTCTGGATGAGCTGGGACTGCAATGGGATGATATTCGCAGGAGAACCCGACTTTTTTATGTTATAGGGGTACTGATTCTGGTAACTTTAATAGTAATTCCCTACACCTTTGGGTGGGAGCTTCAGATCCTTGTCATGGGGCTGATGTTTGGTCTTATCACCCCTCTGTTTGAAGAACTCCTCTTCAGAGGTTATATTTGGGGTAAGATATCCCAATCCCCTGGAATGGTCTATCCTCATGCCATGACACTCATCACGGTAACTTTACTTTTCATGGTATGGCACTTGGGATATCTGGATGTTTTAATCCTTCATCCACTGGCCTCCACTAATATCCCCTGGATAATGGTCTCAAAGATGGGAATCGGTCTGGTTTTAGGGTTAATAGTCGGATATTTACGTCTTAAAACTGGTAAAACATATGCTTCAATATTGTTCCATGGTCTCTGGAATGTTTTTGCACCTTAA
- a CDS encoding DUF2178 domain-containing protein has protein sequence MNRKNYQFFRVLIIIFVASTVALGVSLGSLVLAGLSFGMGIVLSIFLRRKLDEVTEDERTKVISGDASRMAMILFLVVITVVGIVVLALKNVFPQYTQAGITLCDASGLLVILYTGTYWYYNKKYG, from the coding sequence ATGAACCGAAAAAATTACCAGTTTTTCCGAGTACTGATCATCATTTTCGTGGCCTCCACAGTTGCTCTGGGTGTCTCCCTGGGGAGCCTGGTACTGGCGGGGCTCAGTTTTGGTATGGGAATAGTGTTATCGATTTTCCTGCGCAGAAAACTGGATGAAGTAACGGAAGATGAGAGAACAAAGGTAATTTCTGGTGATGCCTCTAGGATGGCCATGATCCTGTTTCTCGTGGTGATAACCGTGGTGGGCATCGTTGTACTGGCACTGAAGAATGTTTTCCCCCAGTACACTCAGGCCGGAATCACCCTGTGTGATGCATCGGGATTGCTGGTTATCCTCTATACAGGAACCTACTGGTATTACAATAAAAAATATGGTTAA
- a CDS encoding flavodoxin family protein, with protein sequence MKKVLMLCASPRKESNTMQVLEECARTIEESGLEAEIVSLRQMKIRSCIACGKCAQLHQCALKDGLNDIIEKLKVADGFIIGSPVYFGTARGDLMSALQRIGMVSMNSGNFLSWKVGGPIAVARRGGHTATIQEMLMFFFINDMIVPGSTYWNMVFAHQPGEAEEDTEGIQTAVRFADNVAQLILKIKG encoded by the coding sequence ATGAAAAAAGTTCTCATGTTATGTGCCAGTCCACGGAAAGAAAGTAACACCATGCAGGTCCTGGAAGAATGTGCCCGGACCATTGAAGAAAGTGGGCTGGAAGCAGAAATTGTTTCCCTGCGCCAGATGAAAATACGCTCCTGCATTGCCTGTGGAAAGTGTGCCCAACTGCACCAGTGCGCCCTTAAAGACGGGCTTAACGATATTATCGAAAAGTTAAAGGTGGCTGATGGGTTTATCATTGGTTCCCCGGTGTACTTTGGAACAGCCCGTGGTGATTTGATGTCTGCCCTGCAGAGAATTGGAATGGTCAGCATGAACTCAGGAAACTTCCTGTCCTGGAAGGTGGGAGGTCCCATAGCTGTGGCCCGTAGGGGTGGTCACACTGCCACTATACAAGAAATGCTCATGTTCTTCTTCATCAACGACATGATCGTTCCCGGAAGCACCTACTGGAACATGGTCTTCGCCCACCAGCCGGGTGAGGCCGAAGAGGACACTGAAGGAATCCAGACCGCAGTGCGTTTTGCAGATAACGTGGCCCAGCTCATATTGAAAATAAAAGGATAA
- a CDS encoding NifB/NifX family molybdenum-iron cluster-binding protein produces the protein MKIAVATSDQVNADHFGRAKGFAIYQWDGDEIEFVEYIPTNINPEEKHQWHKGLSILGDCEVIIAAQAGMKAKYGIKKANLKLVEEEGTVEEVLERFIKHEKFMSNL, from the coding sequence ATGAAGATTGCAGTAGCCACATCCGATCAGGTGAATGCCGATCATTTTGGCCGGGCTAAGGGATTCGCCATATACCAATGGGATGGAGATGAAATAGAATTTGTAGAATACATCCCCACCAATATAAACCCTGAAGAGAAACACCAGTGGCATAAGGGGCTCAGCATTTTGGGAGATTGTGAAGTTATAATCGCCGCCCAGGCCGGGATGAAAGCAAAATATGGGATAAAAAAGGCCAATTTAAAACTAGTTGAAGAGGAAGGGACTGTTGAAGAGGTCTTGGAACGTTTCATTAAGCATGAGAAGTTCATGAGTAACCTATGA
- a CDS encoding 30S ribosomal protein S3ae, whose translation MAKARRRRVRDTWKDKQWYTITTPKEFGDAEIGTTPAREPEMLLKRRVESTMRELTGDFSKQYVKLKFQISEVAGDTATTRFIGHQVTSDYVRSMIRRGTSRIDSIVKAETKDGQKMKIHVLAITIKRAKSSQQRYIRETVEKLVVDAAAQKNFVELVEDIIGGKLASYVYHETKKIYPLKRVEVIKTKVIDEKKS comes from the coding sequence ATGGCTAAAGCAAGACGCAGAAGAGTACGAGATACATGGAAAGATAAACAATGGTACACGATTACTACTCCTAAAGAATTCGGAGATGCTGAAATAGGCACCACCCCTGCCAGGGAACCGGAAATGCTCCTCAAAAGAAGGGTGGAATCCACTATGAGGGAACTTACCGGTGACTTCAGTAAACAGTACGTGAAACTCAAATTCCAGATCAGTGAAGTTGCAGGGGACACCGCCACCACCCGTTTCATAGGCCATCAGGTCACCAGCGACTATGTGAGAAGCATGATCCGGAGGGGAACCAGCCGTATTGACTCCATAGTTAAGGCTGAAACCAAAGATGGGCAGAAAATGAAAATCCATGTCCTGGCCATCACCATAAAACGGGCTAAATCATCCCAGCAGCGTTACATCCGGGAAACTGTGGAAAAACTGGTGGTAGACGCCGCAGCACAGAAAAACTTCGTGGAACTGGTGGAAGACATAATAGGTGGAAAACTGGCCTCCTACGTTTACCATGAAACCAAGAAGATCTACCCCCTCAAAAGGGTGGAAGTAATCAAAACCAAAGTAATTGATGAAAAAAAATCCTAA
- a CDS encoding DUF2178 domain-containing protein: MNLKTIRIILTAASGLGTVLWVSGMILANIYLVAAALLMLVVIIPVAYSNRNNMKEIFQGKDAAIVDDERTQMINERASNMTMGVYLAAMLYIAVIIVTMRNVYPQYTVVGYAIFLSLIFALVLYAFARWYYTRKY, translated from the coding sequence ATGAATCTTAAAACTATACGAATAATCTTAACTGCAGCTTCCGGACTGGGAACTGTTTTATGGGTTTCCGGAATGATATTAGCCAATATTTACCTGGTTGCCGCTGCTCTTTTAATGCTGGTAGTCATTATTCCCGTGGCCTATTCCAATCGGAACAATATGAAAGAGATCTTCCAGGGGAAGGATGCAGCTATCGTGGATGATGAGAGAACACAGATGATCAATGAAAGGGCATCTAACATGACCATGGGGGTCTATTTAGCGGCGATGTTGTACATTGCGGTGATAATTGTCACCATGAGAAATGTTTATCCCCAGTACACCGTGGTGGGATACGCTATATTTTTATCACTCATCTTTGCCCTGGTGTTATATGCCTTCGCGCGATGGTACTACACTCGAAAGTATTAA
- a CDS encoding class I SAM-dependent DNA methyltransferase: MPEQELYRKFARYYDLIYQWMDYPGEVEFIKQMVELHQQSPGNNLLDVACGTGNHAQYLTDSFNVVGLDINPEMMDIAREKVPEMELIQGNMKEMDLDREFDTIICLFSSINYHTNLLELEKTFKRFYHHLKPGGVLIFDLGFCTENWEEGRMLVDAAVDGDLQLARISQSRLYDGVFDANFVFLIKEDGIMDFEVDQHRIGVFSTPEVNRIAEGVGFKTHIYGDYSEIPWNEEKDERPVFVCKKPLEHEL, from the coding sequence ATGCCGGAACAGGAACTTTATCGTAAGTTTGCCCGTTACTACGATCTCATCTACCAGTGGATGGACTACCCTGGTGAGGTAGAATTCATTAAACAGATGGTGGAACTTCACCAGCAATCCCCGGGAAATAACCTTCTGGATGTGGCCTGCGGTACGGGTAACCATGCCCAGTACCTCACCGATTCCTTCAACGTGGTGGGACTGGACATTAACCCAGAGATGATGGATATAGCCCGGGAAAAGGTTCCGGAAATGGAACTCATCCAGGGTAACATGAAAGAGATGGACCTGGATCGGGAATTTGATACCATTATTTGCCTGTTTTCATCCATTAACTACCACACCAACCTCTTAGAGCTGGAAAAAACATTTAAACGATTCTACCATCATCTGAAACCAGGTGGAGTACTTATATTTGATCTGGGCTTTTGCACCGAGAACTGGGAAGAAGGAAGGATGCTGGTGGATGCTGCAGTGGATGGAGATCTCCAATTGGCTCGGATATCCCAGAGCAGATTATACGATGGAGTCTTCGATGCCAACTTCGTTTTCCTGATTAAGGAGGACGGAATTATGGATTTTGAAGTGGATCAGCACCGGATTGGCGTGTTCAGCACTCCGGAAGTTAACCGAATTGCGGAAGGAGTTGGTTTTAAAACCCATATCTACGGTGATTACTCTGAAATTCCCTGGAATGAAGAAAAAGATGAACGACCGGTTTTTGTATGTAAAAAACCATTAGAACATGAATTATGA